The Flavobacterium jumunjinense genome includes a region encoding these proteins:
- a CDS encoding SusC/RagA family TonB-linked outer membrane protein: MKYKFLLFTFLLTTSICIAQKVSISGNVLDSSLNEPLPGVNILVKNYQLGTSTDIDGNFSISNVPIGSILVFSYLGYQNLEYKITKGEVITIRLVQDLSALDEVVVLGYTSQKKRDVTGAVAVISNETIEALKPVKVEQALQGTVSGVTVTQQSGSPGAALDIRIRGISTNGANGPYVIIDGYQGDLSILNPDDVETITVLKDAQAAIYGTLGANGVIVVTTKMGRKNSKTKVSYTAYTGFQETTKKLNLLNATEYALLLNESYANGGQTLPYPNVSSLGEGTNWQNEVFNRTPITSHEVSFSGGSEKIAYTFSASDLYQEGIIGQKKSDFKRNTARLGLNADLSDKINFNTNIIYTYIDRDGLNDSGLGSVLFNAINTPSTLSVYDTTGNFSLVPSSSGFGIEIINPLAQIENTYNDYKLKKINGTVKLDYDFIKDFKLTARMGFNTSNSDGKSFAKEIDYGGKVFDVTRSSVSQNKINDNNYTFDLFVNYDSYFGEHHKVKATIGTTVYKEYGSGLFATGYDVPNNSWENADISLALGTSLNGGRDVGSYAYDERRLSFFGFFEYAFKGKYLLTGAIRRDLSTKFGPENRVAIFPSLTTGWVISDEAFFKKTNFLDFVKLRASYGILGNDQIRNNGYVGSLSGQGNYVFNGSLVSGTAIGVLPNPKLQWEEAKKFDVGLDLKLLDEKVTITSDYFIDTRDNLLIGNIPVSGISGVYAPGSSAPTINAGAVRNNGLEFAINYEDKIAKDLTFKVGYNITTIKNEVLEVNNSTGYLEGGSFGVGQLAPVRMEVGQPIGYFYGYQTDGIFQNQAEIDAHPSQSALGAATAPGDIRYKDINNDGVINAKDRTYIGDPIANVTMGFNFSINYKNFDFASYSYASLGNDMIRNYERTLSDVNRMDYTLERWTGEGTSNTVPRVTTAATNNTVLSDYYVEDASFLRIQNVQLGYNLPNTLLEKIGLSKLRIYTSVNNVYTFTKYRGFDPAASNGAPIGGGIDYGFYPSARTFILGVNASL; encoded by the coding sequence ATGAAATATAAATTTTTACTATTTACATTTCTATTGACTACTTCAATTTGTATTGCACAAAAAGTATCAATTTCAGGAAATGTATTAGATTCAAGTTTGAACGAACCTCTTCCGGGTGTAAACATTTTAGTTAAAAATTATCAACTGGGAACATCTACAGATATAGATGGTAATTTTAGTATTTCAAATGTACCCATTGGAAGTATTTTAGTATTTAGTTATTTAGGGTATCAAAATTTAGAATACAAAATAACCAAAGGAGAAGTTATAACAATTCGTTTGGTTCAGGATTTAAGCGCATTAGATGAAGTTGTTGTTTTAGGTTATACTTCTCAAAAGAAAAGAGATGTAACAGGAGCTGTTGCTGTAATTTCTAATGAAACAATTGAAGCACTAAAGCCTGTAAAGGTTGAACAAGCTTTGCAAGGTACAGTTTCAGGTGTAACGGTTACACAACAATCGGGTTCTCCTGGTGCTGCATTAGATATTAGAATTAGAGGTATTTCTACTAATGGAGCAAATGGTCCTTATGTTATTATTGATGGTTATCAAGGCGATTTGAGTATTTTAAATCCAGATGATGTTGAAACAATTACCGTTTTGAAAGACGCTCAAGCAGCAATATATGGTACTTTAGGGGCAAACGGTGTGATTGTTGTTACTACAAAAATGGGAAGGAAAAACTCTAAAACTAAAGTTTCTTATACAGCTTATACTGGATTTCAAGAAACAACAAAAAAATTAAATTTACTTAACGCAACAGAGTATGCCTTACTTTTAAATGAGAGTTATGCTAATGGTGGTCAAACTTTGCCTTATCCAAACGTTTCATCATTGGGAGAAGGAACGAATTGGCAAAATGAGGTTTTTAACAGAACACCCATAACAAGTCATGAAGTGAGTTTTTCCGGTGGATCTGAAAAAATAGCCTATACTTTCAGCGCAAGCGATTTGTATCAAGAAGGAATAATAGGTCAAAAAAAATCCGATTTTAAAAGAAATACAGCTCGTTTAGGGTTAAATGCAGACTTGTCAGATAAAATTAATTTTAACACAAATATAATCTACACTTATATTGATCGTGATGGCTTAAATGATAGCGGATTAGGTTCTGTTTTGTTTAATGCAATTAATACACCATCAACGCTTTCTGTCTATGATACAACTGGTAATTTTTCGCTTGTTCCTAGTAGTTCTGGTTTTGGAATAGAAATCATTAACCCTTTGGCTCAAATAGAAAATACGTATAATGACTATAAACTTAAAAAGATTAATGGGACAGTAAAATTAGATTATGACTTCATAAAAGATTTTAAGTTAACAGCAAGAATGGGTTTTAACACATCTAATAGTGATGGAAAAAGTTTTGCAAAAGAAATTGATTACGGAGGTAAAGTTTTTGATGTAACGAGAAGTAGTGTCTCTCAAAACAAAATTAACGATAACAATTATACATTTGATTTGTTTGTTAATTACGATAGCTATTTTGGAGAACATCATAAAGTAAAAGCGACAATCGGAACAACTGTTTACAAAGAATATGGTTCTGGTTTATTCGCAACAGGATATGATGTTCCTAACAACTCTTGGGAAAATGCAGACATTAGTTTAGCATTAGGAACAAGCTTAAATGGCGGTAGAGATGTAGGTTCTTATGCCTACGATGAAAGAAGACTTTCGTTCTTTGGTTTCTTTGAATATGCTTTTAAAGGGAAATATTTATTAACAGGAGCAATAAGAAGAGATTTGTCTACAAAATTCGGACCTGAAAATAGAGTTGCTATCTTTCCATCATTAACAACGGGTTGGGTTATTTCTGATGAAGCATTTTTTAAGAAGACAAATTTTTTAGATTTTGTGAAGCTGAGAGCTAGTTATGGGATTTTAGGAAATGATCAAATTAGAAATAATGGCTACGTTGGTTCATTAAGCGGACAAGGGAATTATGTATTTAATGGTAGTTTGGTTTCCGGAACAGCAATTGGAGTTTTACCCAATCCTAAATTGCAATGGGAAGAAGCTAAAAAGTTTGATGTTGGTTTGGATTTAAAGCTATTAGATGAAAAAGTAACCATAACATCTGATTATTTTATAGACACGAGAGATAATTTATTAATTGGAAATATTCCCGTTTCAGGAATCTCAGGTGTGTATGCACCAGGATCTTCAGCACCAACTATCAATGCAGGAGCTGTAAGAAACAATGGTCTTGAATTTGCAATTAATTATGAAGATAAAATAGCGAAAGACCTTACTTTTAAGGTGGGCTATAATATCACTACTATTAAGAATGAAGTTCTTGAAGTTAATAATAGTACGGGCTATTTAGAAGGTGGTTCTTTTGGAGTGGGACAATTAGCTCCTGTTCGAATGGAAGTTGGTCAACCTATTGGTTATTTCTATGGTTATCAAACAGACGGAATTTTTCAAAATCAAGCCGAAATTGATGCACACCCATCTCAATCTGCTTTAGGTGCCGCAACTGCACCAGGAGATATTCGTTACAAAGACATAAATAATGATGGGGTTATTAATGCAAAGGATAGAACCTATATTGGAGATCCAATTGCGAATGTTACAATGGGTTTTAATTTTTCAATTAACTATAAAAACTTTGATTTTGCATCTTATTCTTATGCTTCATTAGGAAACGATATGATTCGTAATTATGAAAGAACTTTATCAGATGTTAATCGAATGGATTATACATTAGAGAGATGGACGGGTGAAGGAACAAGTAATACTGTACCAAGAGTAACTACTGCTGCAACAAATAATACTGTACTTTCAGATTATTACGTAGAAGATGCTTCTTTTTTACGAATTCAGAATGTTCAATTAGGCTACAATTTACCAAATACTTTACTAGAAAAAATAGGACTTTCTAAACTACGAATTTATACAAGTGTTAATAATGTGTACACTTTTACAAAATACAGAGGTTTTGATCCTGCTGCTTCAAATGGAGCACCAATTGGTGGAGGAATAGATTATGGATTTTATCCTTCAGCAAGAACTTTCATCTTAGGGGTTAATGCTAGCTTGTAA
- a CDS encoding helix-turn-helix and ligand-binding sensor domain-containing protein, with product MKVRFFLILFSLSFFCSAQELPPIVKYSQSVYKAGNQNWMISQDQKQSLFFANNDGLLEFNGANWIVYPSPNETIIRSVKVIEDKVYTGAYMEFGFWTRTVTNELKYQSLSSKIKDKIIDDEQFWNIHQYEHWIIFQSLNRIYVYDSKAKSIEIITQDDGIIRSFVTDKAIYYQVINKGLFEIENGKPKLVSNDPLFLSNKIINLFSVKSELIVHSQSKGFFKFLDGKLSKITTSIDNILSSSNIYSSLLLSNGDYAIGTVSNGIYILNSETNIKYHITQNKGLSNNTALSLFEDNDKNLWIGLDNGINCINLQSPIRSFSDDTGILGTVYSSVLFQGNLYIGTNQGLFFKSLKGDTFKFIEGTKGQVWSLFVLDDTLFCGHDSGTFIIDETNAELIFYNSGTWKFEKVPNRNDLLLQGNYFGVSVLEKSNGKWRFRNKIKGFDYSSKHFEVTNNLEVYVSHEYKGVFRFQLDNQLLETKTFFTYESPSKGKNSCLIKYNESIYYAYKEGVFKLEESSKIFKKDKLLSAVFEKDEYTSGKLIVDESNKLWMFSKNYIHYFSLSKLSNQLKENKIPIPAALTNSMLGYENITQLYNTNYLIGTTDGYYTINLNDLSFNNYSLSITNIAINKLNDKLKSCSILEKGSFKHDENNIIFNYCVPEFNKYINAEYQYLLEGFQNDWSEWCSKTTSSFKNLPPGNYTFKVRAKNSNTENIAKYSFTVLKPWYTTNLALVLYFLLLSIIIFYIHKAYKHYYNKKEEKLIEENNLLLEIAALENAKELMKIKNEQLIQDVDSKNRELAISTMSLIKKDELLSIIKEDLKNTTDDVTNKNVKSVISTITKNINKVDSWSVFKDAFDKADNDFLKKVKQTHSTLTSNDLRLCAYLRLNLSSKEIAPLLNISVRSVEIKRYRLRKKMDLEHEQGLVEYILSF from the coding sequence ATGAAAGTTAGATTTTTTCTTATCCTTTTTTCTTTATCCTTTTTTTGTTCGGCACAAGAACTTCCACCAATTGTTAAATATTCACAAAGTGTGTATAAAGCAGGTAATCAAAACTGGATGATTAGTCAAGATCAGAAACAGTCTTTGTTTTTTGCAAATAATGACGGTCTGTTAGAATTTAATGGTGCTAATTGGATTGTATATCCTTCACCCAATGAAACAATTATTCGTTCTGTTAAGGTTATAGAAGACAAGGTTTATACCGGAGCTTATATGGAATTTGGTTTCTGGACAAGAACGGTTACAAATGAATTGAAATATCAATCGTTAAGCTCAAAAATTAAAGATAAAATAATAGATGACGAACAATTTTGGAACATTCATCAATATGAACACTGGATTATCTTTCAATCATTAAATAGAATATATGTATATGATTCAAAAGCAAAATCGATTGAAATTATTACCCAAGATGATGGAATTATTAGATCTTTTGTAACGGATAAAGCTATTTATTATCAGGTAATAAATAAAGGTTTGTTTGAAATTGAAAACGGAAAACCGAAATTAGTTTCAAATGATCCACTTTTTTTAAGTAATAAAATTATTAATCTTTTTTCTGTAAAAAGTGAGTTAATTGTGCATTCACAATCTAAAGGTTTTTTTAAGTTTTTAGATGGTAAACTAAGTAAAATTACTACAAGTATAGATAATATTCTGTCATCCAGTAATATTTATAGTAGTCTGTTATTGTCTAATGGAGATTATGCAATAGGAACGGTTTCGAATGGGATCTATATTTTAAATTCCGAAACAAATATAAAATATCATATTACACAGAATAAAGGATTAAGTAATAACACCGCTTTATCATTATTTGAAGATAACGACAAAAACCTTTGGATTGGTTTAGATAATGGAATTAATTGTATCAATCTTCAATCACCAATTAGAAGTTTTTCAGATGATACGGGTATTTTAGGAACAGTTTATTCTTCGGTTTTATTTCAAGGGAATTTATATATTGGTACAAATCAAGGATTGTTTTTTAAGAGTTTAAAAGGTGATACATTTAAATTTATTGAAGGAACAAAAGGACAAGTCTGGTCATTGTTTGTTCTTGATGACACATTATTTTGTGGACATGACTCTGGAACTTTCATTATCGATGAAACGAATGCAGAATTGATTTTTTACAATTCTGGAACATGGAAATTTGAAAAAGTACCCAATCGGAACGATTTATTATTGCAAGGGAATTATTTTGGAGTTTCAGTTTTAGAAAAGAGTAACGGTAAATGGAGATTTAGAAATAAAATTAAAGGTTTCGATTATTCGTCTAAACATTTTGAAGTAACCAATAATTTAGAAGTCTACGTAAGCCATGAATACAAAGGTGTTTTTAGGTTTCAATTAGACAATCAACTTTTAGAAACTAAAACATTTTTCACCTATGAATCACCATCTAAAGGAAAAAACTCCTGTTTGATAAAGTATAATGAATCCATATATTATGCTTATAAAGAAGGTGTTTTTAAGTTAGAAGAATCTTCAAAAATCTTCAAAAAAGACAAGTTATTAAGTGCTGTTTTCGAAAAAGACGAATACACATCTGGGAAGTTAATTGTAGATGAGAGTAATAAATTATGGATGTTTTCTAAAAATTATATTCACTATTTTTCCCTAAGTAAGCTAAGTAATCAATTAAAAGAGAATAAAATACCTATTCCTGCTGCTTTAACCAATTCTATGTTGGGTTATGAAAACATTACTCAGTTATATAATACGAATTATCTAATCGGTACAACCGATGGTTATTATACTATAAACCTCAACGATTTAAGTTTTAACAATTATAGTTTATCCATTACAAATATTGCAATAAATAAATTGAATGATAAATTAAAAAGTTGTTCAATACTTGAAAAAGGAAGTTTTAAACACGATGAAAATAATATCATATTTAACTATTGCGTTCCAGAGTTTAATAAATATATTAATGCAGAATATCAATATTTATTAGAAGGCTTTCAAAATGATTGGAGCGAATGGTGTTCTAAAACGACTTCTAGTTTTAAAAATTTGCCACCAGGCAATTATACGTTTAAGGTTAGAGCTAAGAATTCTAATACAGAAAATATAGCAAAATATAGTTTTACAGTTCTTAAACCTTGGTATACAACAAATTTAGCTTTAGTTCTTTACTTCCTTTTATTGAGTATTATAATATTCTATATTCACAAAGCCTACAAACACTATTATAATAAGAAAGAGGAAAAACTTATTGAAGAAAATAATTTATTGTTAGAAATTGCAGCTCTAGAGAATGCAAAAGAACTCATGAAGATAAAAAATGAGCAATTAATTCAAGATGTAGATAGTAAGAATCGTGAATTAGCCATTTCGACCATGAGTTTAATTAAAAAAGATGAGTTGCTTTCAATCATTAAAGAAGATTTAAAAAACACAACCGATGATGTTACAAATAAAAATGTAAAATCGGTTATAAGTACAATTACAAAAAACATCAATAAAGTAGATTCTTGGAGCGTTTTCAAAGATGCTTTTGATAAAGCCGATAATGATTTTCTAAAGAAAGTGAAACAAACTCATTCCACATTAACTTCAAACGATTTACGACTTTGTGCCTATTTACGACTCAATTTATCCTCTAAAGAAATTGCTCCATTATTAAATATTTCAGTAAGAAGTGTTGAAATAAAACGTTACAGATTACGTAAAAAAATGGATTTAGAACACGAACAAGGTTTAGTTGAATATATTTTGTCTTTCTAA
- a CDS encoding c-type cytochrome, which yields MKKVIASFLFILLCYFSFSSFSSYENEKYTKTTELQDVNNGKKLYEKSCIMCHKASGEGYGTSFPPLAKSDFLNADTDRAIRIVIYGIQEPIVVNGKKYENFMIPHKDFSDQDVADVLTYVYSNWGNNKTKVTAEMVKKQRTKK from the coding sequence ATGAAAAAAGTTATTGCCTCATTTCTATTTATCTTACTTTGTTATTTTTCCTTTTCTTCTTTTTCTTCCTATGAAAATGAAAAATATACGAAGACTACAGAACTACAAGATGTAAATAATGGAAAAAAATTATATGAGAAATCTTGTATAATGTGTCACAAAGCAAGCGGTGAAGGATATGGAACAAGTTTTCCTCCTTTGGCTAAATCAGATTTCTTAAATGCAGATACAGATAGAGCTATTCGTATTGTTATTTATGGCATACAAGAACCAATTGTTGTTAATGGAAAAAAATATGAAAACTTCATGATTCCGCACAAAGATTTTTCAGATCAGGATGTTGCAGATGTGTTAACCTATGTGTATTCAAATTGGGGAAACAATAAAACTAAAGTTACTGCTGAAATGGTTAAAAAACAAAGAACAAAAAAATAA
- a CDS encoding RagB/SusD family nutrient uptake outer membrane protein, protein MKKYILKSTLILMLFTLICISCTDSFVEREPVYAIDSENYFNSEDDYYNALVGAYDLLQSSYINVLLGEIASDNTVSGGESANDVIGFQQIDDMSHTSINSNLKDLWNWMFAGVNRANYILEFKDKTDFVGKEQIIAETRFLRAYYHFELVKWFGGIPLKGDARFALNDEKTIPRSSTAEVYESIEADLLFAIDNLNPIAPETGRATKGAAQALLGKVYLYQNKFASASTVLETLINSGTYSLVTNYNTIFENNAENGPESVFEVQYFDGQGAGFGCLQCSEGNVAVGFNGVRNYTGPLFDSGFSFNLPTQEVYAAFEVGDNRRDVAILNIEDWALTTGATYGTGYKHTGFFNRKYLPRQGDSNIGDQNLTNPNNYRAIRYADVLLMAAEAFNRGGLNDVKAREFLNQVRRRAFGDTNHDISASGAALTDFILEERRLELVGEGHRFFDLVRTNRAASTISGFVANKNEIFPIPIEEIQFSNGNWQQNPNY, encoded by the coding sequence ATGAAAAAATATATTTTAAAATCAACATTAATTTTAATGCTCTTTACTTTAATCTGTATTTCATGTACAGATAGTTTTGTAGAGAGAGAGCCTGTATACGCTATCGATTCTGAAAATTATTTTAATTCTGAAGACGATTATTATAATGCATTAGTTGGTGCTTATGATTTATTACAATCGAGTTATATTAATGTATTATTAGGAGAAATAGCATCAGATAATACAGTTTCTGGTGGAGAAAGTGCAAATGATGTAATCGGTTTTCAACAAATAGACGATATGTCACATACTTCTATTAATAGCAATTTAAAAGATCTATGGAATTGGATGTTTGCAGGTGTAAATAGAGCAAATTATATATTAGAATTTAAAGACAAAACCGATTTTGTTGGTAAAGAACAAATTATAGCTGAAACTAGATTCTTAAGAGCCTATTATCATTTTGAATTAGTAAAATGGTTCGGAGGAATTCCATTAAAAGGAGATGCTCGATTTGCTTTAAATGATGAAAAAACCATTCCAAGATCTTCTACAGCTGAAGTTTATGAGTCTATAGAAGCCGATTTGTTATTTGCTATAGATAATCTTAATCCAATTGCTCCAGAAACAGGAAGAGCAACAAAAGGAGCAGCACAAGCACTATTAGGCAAAGTATATTTGTATCAAAACAAATTTGCAAGTGCTTCAACGGTATTAGAAACTTTAATAAATTCGGGTACTTATTCATTAGTAACTAATTACAACACCATTTTTGAAAACAACGCTGAAAACGGACCAGAATCTGTTTTTGAAGTTCAATATTTTGATGGTCAAGGTGCAGGTTTTGGTTGTTTGCAATGTAGTGAAGGTAATGTTGCTGTTGGTTTTAATGGAGTACGAAATTACACAGGGCCATTATTCGATTCTGGATTTAGTTTTAATCTTCCTACACAAGAAGTATATGCTGCTTTCGAAGTAGGTGATAATAGAAGAGATGTTGCTATATTAAATATAGAAGACTGGGCATTAACCACTGGAGCTACTTATGGAACTGGTTATAAACACACAGGTTTTTTTAATAGAAAATATTTACCTCGTCAAGGCGATTCTAATATAGGAGATCAAAATTTGACAAATCCCAATAATTATAGAGCCATTCGTTATGCAGATGTACTTTTAATGGCTGCTGAAGCCTTTAATAGAGGAGGACTTAACGATGTTAAAGCAAGAGAATTTCTAAATCAAGTCAGAAGAAGAGCTTTTGGAGATACAAATCATGACATTTCTGCATCTGGAGCTGCTTTAACCGATTTTATTTTAGAAGAAAGAAGATTAGAATTGGTTGGGGAAGGACATCGTTTCTTTGATTTGGTAAGAACAAATAGAGCAGCGAGTACAATTTCAGGCTTTGTAGCTAATAAAAACGAAATATTTCCAATTCCAATTGAAGAAATTCAATTTTCTAATGGTAATTGGCAACAAAATCCAAACTATTAA
- the uvrA gene encoding excinuclease ABC subunit UvrA, producing the protein MNKVDFSKLEPKKNILIKGAQLHNLKNIDVAIPRNKLVVVTGLSGSGKSSLAFDTLYAEGQRRYVESLSSYARQFLGRLDKPKVEYIKGIAPAIAIEQKVNTTNARSTVGTSTEIYDYLKLLFARIGKTYSPISEKEVKKDTVSDVITQIKTFEMNSKWLLLSPIHLEEGRPLEDKLKVLLQQGFARILVDNEMVRLDEVDVASLDNREILLIIDRIIVKDEEEFYNRLADAVQTAFFEGKGNCYLQNINTKERQHFSSNFELDGLTFLEPNVHLFSFNNPYGACPKCEGYGNIIGIDEELIIPNTALSVYENGIFPWRGETMSWFKDQLVNNAYKFDFPIHKPIFELTEDQKQLIWDGNEYFTGLNDFFAELEEKNYKIQNRVLLSRYRGKTKCTTCKGKRLRPEANFIKITNKTITELVDLPIVNLIDFFKKLELNEYDAKVAKRLLIEINNRLGFLFNVGLSYLTLNRNSATLSGGESQRINLATSLGSSLVGSMYILDEPSIGLHPKDTERLIDVLKELRDLGNTVIVVEHDEDIMKAADMIIDIGPEAGTNGGYLVAQGTYEEILKADSLTAKYLNGQESIEVPKKRRKFKHHVEIIGARENNLKNQNFTFPLDCLTVITGVSGSGKSTLVKKILFPAIQKKLEGAGEKPGQFTELAGNFENIKHIEYVDQNPIGRSSRSNPVTYIKAYDDIRDLFSKQNISKLRNYQAKHFSFNVDGGRCETCKGDGQVTIEMQFMADVHLECETCSGKRFKKEVLEVTYEGKNIDDILKLTIDDALAFFSQHNQNKITQKLQPLQDVGLGYVQLGQSSSTLSGGEAQRIKLASFLVKGTIKDKALFVFDEPTTGLHFHDIKKLLKSFDALIEKGHSIIVIEHNLDLIKCADYIIDIGPEGGEHGGKLMAFGTPEEISKNVNSVTGKYLLDKL; encoded by the coding sequence TTGAATAAAGTAGATTTTTCAAAACTAGAACCAAAAAAAAACATCTTAATAAAAGGTGCTCAATTACACAATCTTAAAAATATTGATGTTGCGATACCTAGAAACAAACTTGTTGTTGTAACAGGATTGTCAGGTTCGGGTAAATCAAGTTTAGCATTTGATACTTTATATGCAGAAGGACAAAGACGTTATGTTGAAAGTTTATCTTCCTATGCAAGACAGTTTTTAGGTCGTTTAGACAAACCTAAAGTTGAATATATCAAAGGAATTGCCCCTGCTATTGCCATTGAACAGAAAGTAAACACAACCAATGCGCGCTCTACTGTTGGAACATCTACAGAAATTTACGATTATCTAAAATTATTATTTGCAAGAATTGGTAAAACCTACTCTCCTATTTCTGAAAAAGAAGTAAAAAAAGATACTGTTTCCGATGTAATTACTCAGATTAAAACTTTTGAAATGAATTCCAAATGGTTACTCCTTTCTCCTATTCATTTAGAAGAAGGAAGACCCTTAGAAGACAAATTAAAAGTATTATTACAACAAGGTTTTGCACGTATTTTGGTAGACAATGAAATGGTTCGTTTGGATGAAGTTGATGTAGCTTCTTTAGACAACAGGGAAATTCTACTTATTATCGATAGAATCATTGTTAAAGATGAAGAAGAATTCTATAACCGATTGGCAGATGCTGTGCAAACTGCTTTCTTTGAAGGAAAAGGAAATTGTTACCTACAAAATATAAACACAAAAGAAAGACAACATTTTAGTTCTAATTTTGAACTTGATGGACTTACTTTTTTAGAACCAAACGTACATTTATTTAGTTTTAATAATCCCTATGGTGCTTGTCCAAAATGTGAAGGTTATGGGAATATTATAGGAATCGATGAAGAGTTAATCATTCCAAACACAGCGCTTTCTGTATATGAAAATGGAATTTTTCCTTGGAGAGGAGAAACTATGAGTTGGTTTAAAGACCAATTAGTAAACAATGCTTATAAATTTGATTTTCCAATACACAAACCTATTTTTGAACTTACAGAAGATCAAAAACAACTAATTTGGGACGGAAATGAGTACTTCACTGGTTTAAATGATTTCTTTGCAGAACTTGAAGAGAAAAATTATAAAATTCAGAATCGAGTATTACTTTCTCGTTATAGAGGAAAAACAAAATGTACTACTTGTAAAGGAAAAAGACTTCGCCCTGAAGCTAATTTTATAAAAATAACAAACAAAACTATTACTGAGTTAGTCGATTTGCCAATTGTTAATTTAATTGATTTCTTTAAAAAATTAGAATTAAACGAATATGATGCTAAAGTAGCCAAACGTCTTTTAATAGAAATTAATAATCGTTTAGGCTTTTTATTCAATGTTGGATTAAGCTATTTAACACTAAATAGAAACTCGGCAACACTCTCGGGTGGAGAATCACAACGTATCAATTTAGCCACTTCTTTAGGAAGTAGTTTAGTTGGTTCTATGTATATATTAGACGAACCAAGTATTGGTTTACACCCAAAAGATACCGAACGATTAATTGATGTTTTAAAAGAACTTCGCGATTTAGGGAACACTGTTATCGTTGTAGAACATGATGAAGACATTATGAAAGCTGCCGATATGATTATTGATATTGGCCCTGAAGCAGGAACAAATGGAGGTTATTTAGTAGCACAAGGTACATATGAAGAAATATTAAAAGCCGATTCATTAACCGCAAAATACTTAAACGGTCAAGAATCGATTGAAGTTCCTAAGAAAAGAAGGAAATTCAAACATCATGTTGAAATAATTGGAGCAAGAGAAAACAACCTTAAAAACCAAAATTTCACATTTCCATTAGACTGTTTAACGGTAATAACTGGAGTTTCTGGAAGTGGAAAAAGTACACTCGTTAAAAAAATATTATTTCCAGCCATTCAAAAGAAATTAGAAGGTGCTGGAGAAAAACCAGGTCAGTTTACAGAATTAGCTGGTAATTTTGAGAATATTAAACATATTGAATATGTAGATCAAAACCCAATTGGTAGAAGTTCTCGTTCCAACCCTGTGACTTATATTAAAGCCTATGATGATATTCGTGACTTATTTTCAAAACAAAATATTTCAAAACTAAGAAATTATCAAGCAAAACATTTCTCTTTTAATGTAGACGGTGGTCGATGTGAAACTTGTAAAGGTGATGGACAAGTAACTATTGAAATGCAATTTATGGCAGATGTTCACCTTGAGTGTGAAACTTGTTCTGGAAAACGTTTCAAAAAAGAAGTTTTAGAAGTTACTTATGAAGGTAAAAATATTGATGATATTTTAAAACTAACAATAGACGATGCTTTAGCTTTCTTTTCGCAACACAATCAAAATAAAATTACACAAAAGCTACAACCACTTCAAGATGTCGGTTTAGGCTACGTACAATTAGGTCAATCCTCTTCTACACTTTCTGGTGGAGAAGCACAACGTATAAAACTAGCTTCTTTCCTTGTGAAAGGAACCATAAAAGACAAAGCATTATTCGTTTTTGATGAACCAACAACAGGATTACACTTTCACGATATTAAGAAACTTTTAAAATCATTTGATGCTTTAATTGAAAAAGGACATTCAATTATTGTTATTGAACACAATTTAGATTTAATAAAGTGTGCCGATTATATTATAGATATTGGTCCAGAAGGTGGTGAACATGGAGGAAAATTAATGGCTTTTGGAACACCTGAAGAAATATCTAAAAATGTAAACTCTGTAACTGGAAAATATTTATTAGATAAGTTATAA